One window of Alteriqipengyuania lutimaris genomic DNA carries:
- a CDS encoding error-prone DNA polymerase, translated as MPEAPLTPDKRRIEIDPDDVDPPPHAPFVELGLVSCFSFLRGSSDAVDLVLTARALGYDALGIADANTMAGVVRVHAEAKTLKVRPVIGCRIETVEGLGFLAYPRDRAAYGRLCRLISQGRMQTLSGGWQDKGVCEIDLAMLAGHAEDVQLILLPPDNLDARFTIAVPSNVIPFRHPSSERQTGSGTQDGVRGDGKVELTASFPSLIPHLTAQLPTLRHIAAAYLYRGDDIARIDRLDAMARAHRLALLATNDVHYHAPERRPLNDVMTAIRHKTTVEAAGHLLHANAERHLKSPEDMVRLFARWPHAIMASRDIVDACRFSLEELQYEYPRRAYPDGMTPQQYLEQQTWEGANWRYSNVIPDKVEAALEYELELIGKLDLAPYFLTIKEIVDFARRQTPPILCQGRGSAANSAVCFCLGITSVDPAEHQLLFDRFLSEERSEPPDIDVDFEHERREEVIQHIYSEYGRHRAGLCATVIHYRPRMAIREVGKAMGLSEDVTASLARTVWGGWGREIGEKHVGETGMDIADPHLRRVLTLTSQMIGMPRHLSQHVGGFILTDGLLTETVPIGNGAMPDRSFIEWDKDDIDDLGIFKVDVLALGMLTCIRKCLDLLEDHYDRPLTLATVPQEDPAVYDMLCKGDSLGVFQVESRAQMNMLPRLQPRQFYDLVVQVAIVRPGPIQGDMVHPYLKQRRLARAGKTDFQLPAPAPEHGPPDELSSILGRTFGVPIFQEQAMKIALDAAKFSPAEANRLRRAMATFRSRGMVHAHEEMMVGRMIERGYDPDFSQRCFDQIKGFGEYGFPESHAASFAHLVYVSSWLKCHYPAAFACALLNSQPMGFYAPAQIVRGAAEHGVTVLPADVNCSDWDCTLEDIPPPLGEGDHAKRGGGAPFGTAPVPLHHPADGPPPRAGEDKGRLDRHIALRLGLRQIDGLPEHVAAKLVAERVENGPYRDVAELRDRAGLLPAHVERLASADAFQSLNLPRRQALWDARSLISSPDLPLFRAADERDEGAEKARTALPVMPLSEEVVADYQTTRLSLKAHPMAFLRADLAQRGFVRACDLRERKFRSMVQVAGVVLIRQRPGSAKGVCFITLEDETGVVNLVVWPDLKEKQRKVVMGARLMEVRGRVEYDDEVIHVIAHHMTDATHQLALLSEDTLNYQLARADHVNSPLPSGKINPRDDLRDGADDPAHEGAIRPRDLIDELPNTGGHPRNVRIIPKSRDFH; from the coding sequence ATGCCAGAAGCACCGCTCACCCCCGACAAGCGCCGGATAGAAATCGACCCCGATGACGTCGATCCGCCGCCGCACGCGCCTTTCGTAGAACTGGGGCTTGTCTCGTGCTTCAGCTTCCTGCGTGGGTCGTCGGACGCGGTCGATCTCGTGCTGACCGCGCGCGCGCTCGGCTACGATGCGCTGGGGATTGCCGATGCCAACACGATGGCGGGGGTGGTGCGCGTGCATGCCGAGGCGAAGACGCTGAAGGTGCGCCCGGTGATCGGCTGCCGGATCGAGACGGTCGAGGGTCTCGGCTTCCTCGCCTACCCGAGGGATCGCGCGGCCTATGGCCGGTTATGCCGCCTGATCAGCCAAGGCCGAATGCAGACGCTTTCGGGCGGATGGCAAGACAAGGGCGTGTGCGAGATCGACCTCGCGATGCTCGCCGGCCATGCTGAGGATGTGCAGCTGATCCTGCTGCCGCCCGATAACCTCGATGCGCGGTTCACGATTGCGGTGCCGAGCAATGTGATCCCTTTTCGCCATCCTTCTTCGGAGCGGCAGACGGGTAGCGGGACCCAGGATGGGGTCCGGGGTGACGGCAAGGTGGAATTGACCGCGTCTTTCCCCAGCCTCATCCCACACCTTACCGCCCAGCTGCCGACCCTGCGCCACATTGCCGCCGCCTATCTCTATCGCGGCGACGATATCGCCAGGATCGACCGGCTCGACGCCATGGCGCGCGCGCACCGCCTCGCGCTGCTCGCCACCAACGACGTGCATTACCACGCGCCCGAGCGGCGTCCGCTCAATGACGTCATGACGGCAATACGCCACAAGACGACCGTCGAAGCCGCCGGCCACCTGCTCCACGCCAATGCCGAACGGCACCTCAAATCGCCGGAAGACATGGTCCGCCTGTTTGCCCGCTGGCCTCATGCAATCATGGCGTCCCGCGATATCGTCGATGCCTGCCGCTTCAGCCTCGAGGAGCTGCAATACGAGTATCCGAGGCGCGCCTATCCCGACGGCATGACCCCGCAGCAATATCTGGAGCAGCAGACGTGGGAGGGGGCAAACTGGCGCTATTCCAATGTGATACCAGATAAGGTTGAGGCCGCGCTTGAGTATGAGCTGGAGTTGATCGGCAAGCTTGATCTCGCCCCCTATTTCCTCACCATCAAGGAAATCGTCGATTTCGCCCGTAGGCAGACACCTCCTATTTTGTGTCAGGGGCGCGGCAGCGCTGCCAATTCCGCCGTATGCTTTTGCCTCGGCATCACCAGCGTCGACCCTGCCGAGCACCAGTTATTGTTCGACCGGTTTCTTTCCGAAGAGCGCAGCGAGCCGCCCGATATCGATGTCGATTTCGAGCATGAGCGGCGAGAGGAAGTCATCCAGCACATTTACAGTGAGTATGGACGGCACCGCGCCGGGCTGTGTGCCACCGTCATTCACTACCGCCCGCGCATGGCGATCCGCGAGGTGGGCAAGGCAATGGGCCTGTCGGAAGACGTCACCGCGTCGCTCGCACGCACCGTATGGGGTGGATGGGGACGCGAGATCGGCGAAAAGCACGTAGGTGAAACGGGTATGGATATTGCCGATCCACACTTGAGGCGTGTCCTCACGCTAACCAGCCAAATGATTGGAATGCCACGGCATCTTAGCCAACATGTCGGTGGTTTCATCCTCACCGATGGATTGCTGACCGAGACCGTGCCGATCGGCAATGGCGCAATGCCCGATCGCAGTTTCATCGAATGGGACAAGGACGACATCGACGATCTGGGCATCTTCAAGGTCGATGTTCTCGCGCTCGGGATGCTGACCTGCATTCGCAAGTGCCTCGACCTGCTTGAGGACCACTACGACCGCCCGCTGACACTCGCCACCGTCCCGCAAGAGGACCCCGCGGTGTACGACATGCTGTGCAAGGGCGATTCGCTCGGGGTATTTCAGGTCGAAAGCCGCGCGCAGATGAACATGCTGCCGCGCCTGCAACCGCGCCAATTCTACGATCTGGTGGTGCAGGTCGCCATCGTGCGCCCTGGCCCGATCCAGGGCGATATGGTCCACCCCTATCTCAAGCAGCGGCGATTGGCGCGCGCGGGAAAGACCGATTTTCAGCTTCCTGCGCCCGCGCCCGAGCATGGTCCGCCAGACGAGCTTTCCTCGATCCTCGGGCGCACTTTCGGGGTGCCGATCTTTCAGGAACAGGCGATGAAGATCGCCCTTGATGCGGCCAAATTCTCTCCGGCCGAGGCCAACCGCCTGCGCCGGGCCATGGCCACCTTCCGCAGCCGGGGAATGGTGCACGCGCACGAGGAAATGATGGTCGGGAGGATGATCGAGCGCGGCTACGACCCGGATTTCTCCCAGCGCTGCTTCGACCAGATCAAGGGTTTCGGGGAGTACGGCTTTCCAGAGAGCCACGCGGCCAGTTTCGCGCACCTCGTCTACGTTTCCAGCTGGCTCAAATGCCACTACCCGGCGGCCTTCGCCTGCGCGCTGCTCAATTCGCAGCCGATGGGCTTCTACGCGCCCGCGCAGATCGTGCGCGGCGCGGCCGAGCATGGCGTCACCGTGCTGCCAGCGGATGTGAACTGCTCGGACTGGGATTGTACTTTGGAGGATATTCCTCCCCCATTGGGGGAGGGGGACCACGCGAAGCGTGGTGGAGGGGCACCGTTCGGAACTGCGCCCGTGCCCCTCCACCATCCTGCGGATGGTCCCCCTCCCCGTGCCGGGGAGGATAAGGGCCGCCTCGACAGGCATATCGCGCTGCGCCTCGGCCTGCGCCAGATCGACGGCCTGCCCGAGCACGTCGCCGCTAAGCTTGTGGCGGAGCGGGTCGAGAACGGCCCCTACCGCGACGTGGCCGAATTGCGCGACCGCGCGGGCCTCTTGCCTGCGCATGTCGAGCGGCTCGCCTCTGCTGATGCCTTCCAGTCTTTGAACCTGCCACGGCGACAGGCGCTGTGGGACGCGCGGAGCCTGATCTCCTCGCCCGACCTGCCGCTGTTCCGCGCGGCGGACGAGCGTGACGAGGGGGCGGAAAAGGCGCGCACAGCGCTGCCTGTCATGCCGCTCAGCGAAGAGGTCGTCGCCGATTACCAGACCACGAGGCTCAGCCTGAAGGCGCATCCGATGGCGTTCCTGCGCGCCGACCTTGCACAGCGCGGCTTCGTGCGCGCCTGCGACCTGCGCGAGAGGAAGTTCCGCTCCATGGTGCAGGTCGCGGGCGTGGTACTGATCCGCCAGCGGCCGGGCAGCGCCAAGGGCGTGTGCTTCATCACGCTGGAGGACGAGACAGGGGTGGTGAACCTCGTCGTCTGGCCCGACCTCAAGGAAAAGCAGCGCAAGGTGGTGATGGGTGCGCGTCTGATGGAGGTGCGCGGGCGTGTCGAGTACGATGACGAGGTGATCCACGTGATCGCGCATCACATGACCGACGCGACGCACCAGCTGGCCCTGCTCTCCGAAGACACGCTGAACTACCAGCTGGCGCGTGCGGACCATGTCAATTCGCCGCTGCCGTCAGGAAAGATCAACCCGCGCGACGATCTGCGCGATGGGGCGGACGATCCGGCTCACGAAGGCGCAATCCGCCCGCGAGACCTGATCGATGAATTGCCCAACACAGGGGGCCATCCGCGCAATGTCCGGATCATTCCCAAATCGCGCGACTTTCATTGA